In Holophagaceae bacterium, the sequence GGTGACGAAGGCAAGGGCCAGTGGGGCCAGGAATGGGCGCATGGAAGTCTCCTTTTGGGGTTTTTGGTGGGCGGAAGACCGGGTCGAGACATGTTACGGAGGAGCTTCCAGGTCGATTAGTCCACCGGCCCGGATGGAGGAACGATGGCCCGATGCGATATCCTCAAGATGCGAGGGAACGCCGTCCCCCTTGGCGGCATCCCATAACCTGAACGGAGATTCCATGCGCCTTGCCGCCGCCCTATTCGCAACCGCCCTTCCCATGATCGCCGCGGCTCCGGCCGGCAATTCAGTCACTTGGGAACATGGCCTCGCCGCGGCCCAGAAGCGCGCCAAGGCTGAAAAAAACCTCATCTTCCTGGATCTGTGGGCCGAATGGTGCGGCCCATGCCAATTCCTCCAGAAAAAGGTATTCCCCACCGCCACCGCCCAGACGGCCCTTTCGAAGGTGGTTCCCCTCTCCATCATGGTGGAGTCCAAGGATGGCACCGGCAGCGTCGAGGGCAAGAAGCTCGCGGAGCGGTTCAGGCTCAGCGCCTATCCAACGCTCATCGTCCTGGATGCCGATGGCAAGGAGATCCGCCGTCACGTCGGCGCGCTGGATCCCGACAACCTGGCGAGGTTCATCGACGGGAAATGATCGGGCTTTCCCACCGACGATCAAATCTCATCAGCCCGTCGAAAAACACCGGTCGACCCGTCAAATGTCCTTCACACCGGCCGGTGGCGTGGGCTTCTTGGGCATCCGCTGCTGGAAGCCTTCCAATTCGTCCTGCCTTGCCCCTTGGCTGGGCCGGGGCGGAGGCGGGGATTTGGGGTTTGGGGGCGGTGGCGGTTCCGGATTGGGCAGCAGGCTTTGCAGATCATGGACGGCCTCGGGCCGGCCCGGCGACTCCATGAGCAGGCGCTCCAGCAGGAGCTTGGCCTGGTCAATATCCTTTAGCGCAACCTGAGCCCGGGCGGCCATGAGCAGGGCCGGAGCGCGCCATGCGGGGATTGGCCGCGGGGTGCCTTGGCCCGCCAACGGCGCGAGCATTTTCAGGGCCGCTTCCGGATGCTTGGAGCGCAAATCAATTTCCGCCGCCAGCAGGCGATGGTTCGGCCTGATGCCCCGGGGCCGCCATTTCCGGGCTTCGACGAGATTGCCTTCATCCAGCGCCCGTTGCGCCATCCAGGCTCTTACGCCCTGGGGCAGCGGAACATCGGGAAGCTGGGCCCGGCCCGGCTGAGACACGCCCAACATGAACACGGCCATCAGGATGGGCCGCCAGGCGATCATCGGTTTTCCCGCAGCCAGGAGCCAGAGCAGCAGGCCGGCCATGGCGATCCAGGCGCCCCATTCGGGGTGGGAAGGTTGGAGGGATCGGGACACCGGAAGCGCGGCCTTCCCCTCGGCCAATTTCTGGAACAGCTCCAGCGGCGCTTCATCCGCGCGCAGCATCCGGCCGCCGCTGGCTTCTGCCAATCGGCGCAGGAAGTCGGGGTTGGCCGCGGTGGCGAGCAGTTCGCGTTTTTCCAACGGATCGTCCGGCGCGGCTCCCGCGACGGGAATGGGACTGCCCTGGCCAAAGGCGATGGCGTAGAGCGGGACTCCGGCGGCCTTCAACGCGGAGGAAGCCCGCTGCATGGCGTCGGCCTCGGCAAGCCAGCTTTCTTCGCCATCGCTCAGTACGAAAAGGACGGCGGGTTCCTTCTCCGGAAGGCTTTTCAGGATCTGCGGGATACCGCGTCCAAAACTGGTTCCCGGCGATCCGATCTCTCCAGGCTTCACCGCGCGGAGCGCATCGCGCAGGAGCGTGTGGTCCTCGCCGGGGGGAAGCAGCGGCACCGCGTCCCCGGTCAGCAGGTCCACGCTGAAACGCAGACCCGGCGAGGGCTTGGCGAGCACGCGGTCGATGGATTGAAGCGCCCCGGTCCAGCGCGCGGCGCCATTCTCATCCACGGCCAGCATGGAACGCGAAGCGTCGAGCACCAGGTGGACGGTCAGGCGCGGCGATTCCGGCACGCCCCACCGCGGCTCCGCGAGGCCGACGCCCAGGCCGCCCAGCATCAAGGCGAGTCCCAAGCCCAAGGCCCACGGCCGCTGGCCCACCACCCGCACGCCCACTCCCGCGCGGGCCTGCGCCCAGAACCCCGCGCCCATGCAGAGCAGCGCAAGCCCCGCCGCAGGGCCCAGAAGGACTGGATACGTGAAGGGCAGGCTCATGGTTCCACCCACGCGGGCCGCTTGCGGCCGTGCTTGCGGAAGATGTCCAGGGCCAGGGGCAGCGTGAGGGCCGCCGCGGCCATCAACAGCCATTGGGCCAGCGGCTCGCCCTCGGAGGGCGGATCCACGGGGAGGACCGTCTTTTCAAGGGCGCCGATGGCCTGGAGGCTGCGCGCCAATCCTGCGGGATCATCGGCGGCGAAGGATTCGCCGCCGGTCAGCGCGGAAATTTTTTTCAGCGTCTCGGGGTCCGTGTCCACCTTCAACCAGGCCCGGCCACCGCCTTCCAGGGGATAGAGGCTCTCGCCGCTGGCCTTGCCGATGGCGACGGTGTGGACGCGGATGCCCTGGGACTTGGCCTCGGCGGCGGCCTCCAAGCCGCTCACGCGGCCGCGGTTCTGCGCGCCGTCCGTGAGCAGCAGGATCACGCGGCTGCGGGCGGGGCTGTCGGCCAGCCTGCGCACGCCGGTCATCAGGCCGGATCCGATGGCGGTGCCGTCGTCCCTGGCATCGATGTTGAGTTGGGCCAGGACCCGCAGCAGCCGGCCGTGGTCCGCCGTGAGCGGGCTCAGGGTCACGGGATGCGCGCTGAAGAGCACGATGGCGAAGCGGTCGTCCGGGCGCTTCGCGATGAAGGATTCCAGCAGCCTCCGGGCGGCGTCCCAGCGGCTTTCCTTGCCGTCATCCAGCGCCCACATGGAACTGGAACCATCCAGCACCACCGCGAAGTCCACCACCGGCGCCGCGCCCCGGACCGCCCGCCGCCACTCGGGTCCCGCCGCGGCCAGCACCAGCACCGTCAGGATCATCGGCGGCAGCGCGTTCGCGCTCCAACGCGCGAATTTCGACGCGGGCTTGGGACTGGGAATGCCCCAGCGGTACATGGCGCGGAAGGAAAGCCAGAGTCCGGGCACGAGCAGCAATAAAAAAATGGGATGGCGCAGCTCCATCATGGCTGGCCCCCCAACGAACGCTTGAGGTCCAGCAGGGGCGGGAAAGCGGGCGTGGCGCGCCCGAAGCGCGCGGCATCCAGGCTCTCCACCCAGGTGGCCCACGGGTCCAGCGACTGGGCGCGGAAATCTTTGGGGCCCCAGGACCGGGCCTCGTCGCCGACCACCGCCGCCAGCCAATCCCGGCCCGCCGAGTGGGCGGCATCGAGCGCGTCGCGCTGCTTGGAAGGCGGCGGCCAGGCTTTCGCAAAAGCTGCTCTGGCCTTCTTCTGCAACCGCTTTCCAGAATTGCGGCGCCAGCGGCGCACCAGGTAATACCCGAGCAATGCGAAGGGCAGCAGATGCAGCGAGGCCCATCCGTAGGGGAAGGGAATTTCGGGAAGCTCGTCCTCGCGGCCTCCGCCGACGCCCATCCACGGCGCGCCGAAGGGAATGCTTCGCTCCACCTTCACCCTCAGTTCCGGGGTGCGGCGTCCATCGCCCAGGTCCATCGGCGGCACCACCGCCACGCCAGGCGTGAGGGCCTGCACGGTGAGCTTCCAGCCCCGCCCATCCGGCAGGGCTTCCACGCTCCGTAGAAATAACGGTCCCAATTTTTCATCGCCGGGGCGGGGCAGCGGAGGCTGCTTGGGATCGTCCTCCCGCAATTCCAGCGTGGCGAGCTTGCCGAAGGGCAATTCAGCGGGCGCGTTCCAGACCGGCGCCGAAGCAAGCGGAAATGCTGCGATGAAGGCGGGAAGGAAGAAGCCCGGAGCCTTCATGCGCCGCCCGCCTTCATCCAACTGCCCATTTTGGCGATCGGGTCCTTCAGGATGTCCCAGGTCTGGCGTTCCACCGAGGCCGGGAAGGCTGGGTCGGGCCAATTCGGCATCCGGCGCAGATGGGGCATCTCCGGACGGAACCAGACTACGCGGTGCCGCGCGGCGATGGGCTTGATGAGCGGCGCGAGGCCTTGCAGGCCCGCGCCATTGCTGAGGATCCACCAGCGGTGGTCATGGCCGAAATCGCCCCAATGCCCCAACGCCAGCTTCCAGCTATCCGGCGTGAGCACCGCTGGTCCGCGCTCCACCAGGCGTTCCAGCAATTGCAGCGCGTGGACGCGGCCGCGCTTGGGGGCGAGCCGCAGGGCGGGCATCCGCGCATCGCCCGGCACGATGATCCCGAGCCGGTCGCCCGTGGCATTGATGGTGGCCATGGCCGCGCCCACGATCTCCAGGGCCCACCGCAAAGGGCTCACGGGATCGCCGAGGAACATGGAAGGCGAGGGGTCGATGACCAGCCACAACACCAGGTCCCGGGACGATTCGAACCGCTTGATGATGGGCTCTCCGGTGCGCGCCGTCAGCGGCCAGTTGATGAAGCGGGGATCATCCCCTGGCACATAGGCCCGGTTCTCCACGAAAGTCAGGCCGTGCCCTTTGAGTTTGGAGGGGTGCAGGCCCTCCATGCCCCCCGACAGCCGCGACCTCAAGCGCAACGGCAGGCGCCGCAGGCGCGCGAGGAACTTGGCGGGAAGGGGCATGTCTCAATTTAGCCGATTTTCGGGTTTCGATTTTCGATTCGCGATTTTGTCCGCAACCCCGGAGATGTTACTCCAGCCCCAGCTCTTTAAGCCCGGTCAGGTCCCCTTCCTTGGGCGCTTTGATCACAAGCCCAAGGTCGATGCCCTGGAGGCTCTTGGGCGAAACCTTCAGCCGCCAGGCTTGCACGAAGGGGCTGCGGGCTTCGGCTCCGGCCGTGGTGTTGGGCGTAGCCTCGATCTGCACGGATTCATGGATGCTCCTGGCGATGCGGTCCTGCACTTCCACATCCAGGAGATCCTCTGTATCGTTCGCCACGGAGATGTGTTCCTGCAATTCCCAAGCACGCCCGTCGCCATGGGCGAGAATTTCTTCCTTCACCAGATCCCTCACGGTGTTGTTCTGGTACTGCCGCGTCTCGGTCACCTTCGTCATGCGGTAGGGACGTTTTTCGCTTACGCGCTGCAAACCTACACGGAGACCTTGGTAAGGGCCGAAGCTCAACTCGAAGGCTTGGTTGGGAGCGGGAATTGCGAGGTTCCCAGCGCCCATGCGCATGGAGCCGACCGACCGCAGGATGGAGGCGCCGGGGAACATGGGCATCCGGGCTGGTGCCGCGAACCGCACCACTTGGTAGGGCGTTGGATCCAAGCGCGGCGCCACGACGATCTGGAGGCTCGGGCGCAGGGACTCGCTCGCCACAATGAACCGGTGCGCATCGCCATCCGATGGCACATCCTTGGGGCCATCCAGTGTCCAGGTCTGGGCCAGGCCCTTGGCTTCCTCCAGTGATGCGGCAGGCGCTTCCAGAACGGGCAGGGGCTTGGGTTCGGGGGGCTGGTAGGATGCTTTCGCGATGGACTCTCTGGAAAAGGATGCGGATGTCATCGCACGGGCCGCATCCACGCTCGCCGCGCTCGCGACCACTTCGACGGTCGCCGACGCTCCCCGGTAGGGCACGGGCGGTGGTGTCCATCCGACGCGCGGAAAGGCGCTGAACTGCGGCATCTCCTGGACCCGGCTGGGGTGGCTGTTGCTCAACTCCATGTGGACGCCCTCCCAGGATTCGCCGGAACCTTGGGTCACTTCTGCGAAAAGCACCAGTTCCAAATTCTTCGCATCCTTGGCTAGCCGTGCCTCGTAACTGGGTTTCCAGCGGGCCTGGGAGGTGCGGTAGCTGATTTCCAGCTCCACCTCGCCGCCGCTGGGCGCGACCAGCTCAACGGTCACCTGGCTGGGATGCGGGTTCGTATCCAATTTGCCTTTCAATTTCTGCCACTCGGCTTCCATCTCGGACATATCCTTCCCGACCTTCGCGAGTTCCCGGCCTCGGGTCTGGGCCTGGGCGGCAAGTTCCGAGTAGCGTCCTTCCAAGGCTCGGCTCAGCTCCACCACGAACGCGCCGGAAGGGAGGGCGATCGAGGCGTTGCCGCTGCCTCCTCGCAGCAGATTCTGGGTCTCGTCGAGCAACCGGTTCGCTTTTTCGCCCGCTTCCTGTTGCGACTCCAACTGCGATTTGCGCTGGTGCAATGCTTCAAGTTTTGCCAGCAAGGCTTTGGATTCCGATGTCTCCGGAGCCACGTAGCGGTCCGGGCCAACCAGGATTTCGCCAAGCCGCGTGCCTTCGGGTCCTTTTGCCTGGACGCGGAGATCGTCGGCCTTCAGAGCTCCTGGAAGCTGCGCCAATTTGAGCCGATGCGTGCCTGCGCCGGGAATGCGGACCGTTCCTGTGCGCGTGACCCAGGCCTCGTCCGGGTGCACGCGGACGCTTTTGATAGGGGCCCGGAGCGGCAGCGGCGACTCAGCGCAGAGCAGACAGGTCAGCGTAGTCGCGAACGCAGGAAGGAGCAGGTGTCGTCGCATGGGAGCCTCGTGGAAGTTCATCCCATGCTCGCGCTTATTCTGGAGTTCTCCAGGGGGCCCAAGGCCTTGTTACTGTCGTTTTACAAAAGGGTGGCGGGATCAGAGGGAATTCTGGCCGTGGATGCATCACTGCGGCAGGTTCAATCCTTCAAGCCCGGAGATGCTGCCATCCATGGGGGCCTTGATGAGCGTGCCGAGATTCACGGTGCCGGTGGCTTTGGGGCCTACGCGCAGGGTCCAGGTGCGGACGCCGGAAACCCGTTCCACGAAGCCGGGCGTGCTCTCCGGAAGGGAGGCGATCTTCAGGTTTTCCACGGTGCTGTGCAGGGCGCGGTCGTGGAGTTCGATGTCCAGCGATTCCGAGGTGTCATTGCTGGCTTCGAGCTTTTCCCGAAGCGTCCATTGGCGTTCCTTGGTGAAGGTGCCGACCTGTTCCTTCTTCACGTCCACCCGCGCGAAGCTCACGCGCAGGCCACGGTAGGGACCGAAGCCCAGCTCGAATTTCTGGCCCGCGGAAGGCACCCAGAGTTGGGTCTGGCCCAGCCGTTGCGTGCCCGCGTACTGCACGATGGCGGCGCCCGGAAAGAGCGGGAAGGCGACGGGCGTGGCGAAGCGCGCGACCTGGTAGGCGCTTGCGTCGAGGCGCGGCGTGGCGGTGATCACCAGCTCCGGCTCGATGTCCTTGGCCAGGACCTTGAAGCGATGGGGCTCGCCATCGGAGGGGACATCCTTGGTGCCGTCCAAGTTGAAGGTGGTGGCGAGGCCGCCGGCTTCCTCGATGACGGAGGTGGCGCCTTCGGACATCTCCGTCGCGGCCACCACTCCAGGGGCTATCGAAGCGAAGGAATATATGTTTTGTGCAGGTGCGGGGGCAGGCATGGGTTTGGGCGTTTCAGGCGCGACGTTCAAAGCCAGCTCGCGCGCGTATCCTTCAGCCCTCGGCCTCGGTGCCCACCACGCCACATCTTGGCCTCCGTGGTACCGCGGAACGGCGAGGCTCCTGCTGGCCCTGGTGTTGCTGATCTCCAGCTTCACGCCTTCCCAGGACTCGCCACTGTGCTGGGTGATGGCCGCGAACAGGACCAGCTCCAATTTCTTGCGGTCGCCGGACAACCGGGCCTCGTAAGCCGGTGTCCAGCGGGCCGCGCGGGTCCGGTAGCTCAGCTCCAGCACCACGTCTCCGGCTTTGGGCGTGGTCATCTCCACGGTCACGCGGCTGGGCGCGCGGCGCTGGCCGCCGCTCTGCTGTTGCATCGCGGCTTCAAGACGGCGCTCCTCCTGGGTGAGTTTTTCCAGTTCCCGTTTGCGGCGGCGGTCCCGGAGCAAGATCTCGTGGGTGCTGGATTGGATCCCCTTGCCCATCTCCAGGAGCGTGGCCGTGGCGGGTGGCGCGCTCACCAGTTTCAGGGACACATCCTTCTCGTAGGTGGATTGGAGATTGCGCAGGAATGTGAGCTGCTGGTTCAAGGATTCGCCTTCGGCTTCCAGGGCGTCCCGCCGGTCCCGCAGGCCTTCCCGTTCCTTCAGCAGCGCCTTGTATTCGAGGGTCTCAGTGACCACCCGCACCTCGGAATTCACCGCCAGATCGCCCAGCCGCGAACCATCGGGCCCCTTTGCGGTGACCCGCAGGTCATCCAGGCCCAGGCCCGGCGGAAGATCCTTC encodes:
- a CDS encoding thioredoxin family protein, which gives rise to MRLAAALFATALPMIAAAPAGNSVTWEHGLAAAQKRAKAEKNLIFLDLWAEWCGPCQFLQKKVFPTATAQTALSKVVPLSIMVESKDGTGSVEGKKLAERFRLSAYPTLIVLDADGKEIRRHVGALDPDNLARFIDGK
- a CDS encoding DUF58 domain-containing protein, with product MPLPAKFLARLRRLPLRLRSRLSGGMEGLHPSKLKGHGLTFVENRAYVPGDDPRFINWPLTARTGEPIIKRFESSRDLVLWLVIDPSPSMFLGDPVSPLRWALEIVGAAMATINATGDRLGIIVPGDARMPALRLAPKRGRVHALQLLERLVERGPAVLTPDSWKLALGHWGDFGHDHRWWILSNGAGLQGLAPLIKPIAARHRVVWFRPEMPHLRRMPNWPDPAFPASVERQTWDILKDPIAKMGSWMKAGGA
- a CDS encoding VWA domain-containing protein, with amino-acid sequence MSLPFTYPVLLGPAAGLALLCMGAGFWAQARAGVGVRVVGQRPWALGLGLALMLGGLGVGLAEPRWGVPESPRLTVHLVLDASRSMLAVDENGAARWTGALQSIDRVLAKPSPGLRFSVDLLTGDAVPLLPPGEDHTLLRDALRAVKPGEIGSPGTSFGRGIPQILKSLPEKEPAVLFVLSDGEESWLAEADAMQRASSALKAAGVPLYAIAFGQGSPIPVAGAAPDDPLEKRELLATAANPDFLRRLAEASGGRMLRADEAPLELFQKLAEGKAALPVSRSLQPSHPEWGAWIAMAGLLLWLLAAGKPMIAWRPILMAVFMLGVSQPGRAQLPDVPLPQGVRAWMAQRALDEGNLVEARKWRPRGIRPNHRLLAAEIDLRSKHPEAALKMLAPLAGQGTPRPIPAWRAPALLMAARAQVALKDIDQAKLLLERLLMESPGRPEAVHDLQSLLPNPEPPPPPNPKSPPPPRPSQGARQDELEGFQQRMPKKPTPPAGVKDI
- a CDS encoding VWA domain-containing protein; the protein is MMELRHPIFLLLLVPGLWLSFRAMYRWGIPSPKPASKFARWSANALPPMILTVLVLAAAGPEWRRAVRGAAPVVDFAVVLDGSSSMWALDDGKESRWDAARRLLESFIAKRPDDRFAIVLFSAHPVTLSPLTADHGRLLRVLAQLNIDARDDGTAIGSGLMTGVRRLADSPARSRVILLLTDGAQNRGRVSGLEAAAEAKSQGIRVHTVAIGKASGESLYPLEGGGRAWLKVDTDPETLKKISALTGGESFAADDPAGLARSLQAIGALEKTVLPVDPPSEGEPLAQWLLMAAAALTLPLALDIFRKHGRKRPAWVEP
- a CDS encoding mucoidy inhibitor MuiA family protein — protein: MRRHLLLPAFATTLTCLLCAESPLPLRAPIKSVRVHPDEAWVTRTGTVRIPGAGTHRLKLAQLPGALKADDLRVQAKGPEGTRLGEILVGPDRYVAPETSESKALLAKLEALHQRKSQLESQQEAGEKANRLLDETQNLLRGGSGNASIALPSGAFVVELSRALEGRYSELAAQAQTRGRELAKVGKDMSEMEAEWQKLKGKLDTNPHPSQVTVELVAPSGGEVELEISYRTSQARWKPSYEARLAKDAKNLELVLFAEVTQGSGESWEGVHMELSNSHPSRVQEMPQFSAFPRVGWTPPPVPYRGASATVEVVASAASVDAARAMTSASFSRESIAKASYQPPEPKPLPVLEAPAASLEEAKGLAQTWTLDGPKDVPSDGDAHRFIVASESLRPSLQIVVAPRLDPTPYQVVRFAAPARMPMFPGASILRSVGSMRMGAGNLAIPAPNQAFELSFGPYQGLRVGLQRVSEKRPYRMTKVTETRQYQNNTVRDLVKEEILAHGDGRAWELQEHISVANDTEDLLDVEVQDRIARSIHESVQIEATPNTTAGAEARSPFVQAWRLKVSPKSLQGIDLGLVIKAPKEGDLTGLKELGLE
- a CDS encoding mucoidy inhibitor MuiA family protein, encoding MRISLFIPALSLCLAAQTPTPLDAPITRVRLHPDEAWVTRIGEARITGSGTAKLVVKDLPPGLGLDDLRVTAKGPDGSRLGDLAVNSEVRVVTETLEYKALLKEREGLRDRRDALEAEGESLNQQLTFLRNLQSTYEKDVSLKLVSAPPATATLLEMGKGIQSSTHEILLRDRRRKRELEKLTQEERRLEAAMQQQSGGQRRAPSRVTVEMTTPKAGDVVLELSYRTRAARWTPAYEARLSGDRKKLELVLFAAITQHSGESWEGVKLEISNTRASRSLAVPRYHGGQDVAWWAPRPRAEGYARELALNVAPETPKPMPAPAPAQNIYSFASIAPGVVAATEMSEGATSVIEEAGGLATTFNLDGTKDVPSDGEPHRFKVLAKDIEPELVITATPRLDASAYQVARFATPVAFPLFPGAAIVQYAGTQRLGQTQLWVPSAGQKFELGFGPYRGLRVSFARVDVKKEQVGTFTKERQWTLREKLEASNDTSESLDIELHDRALHSTVENLKIASLPESTPGFVERVSGVRTWTLRVGPKATGTVNLGTLIKAPMDGSISGLEGLNLPQ